In Paramormyrops kingsleyae isolate MSU_618 chromosome 5, PKINGS_0.4, whole genome shotgun sequence, one DNA window encodes the following:
- the LOC111842567 gene encoding retinoic acid-induced protein 1-like isoform X2, producing MQSFRERSCFHGNQHCYQQGPYELSRLESYRHQRSQTRQGYEAHSLAAAPLATAADSTAKDCYSQQAYPGYSSNPAPAEKQYKGGKVPSRQLQSSYGGHLGNTYSGVYMAESHLQQKWPATSHMSQYDQDMLAKMEPVDGVRSTGSQYLQPNVLPVSQNRCTHAAQSRSSVYSSHHQQKLPQDASPSPASYSHGQLHFPQHSQSLSASTPSYVEKCNATSHCYKSYAVPPNSQYSRNTGNTNSLKQNSYRAQSNYVYQQASSRSGYEQQASLQGMTNSQESISKYQHFTQPQQSYCLTDLSVRSPEHYYQNCSPNSSQSPARSVGRSPTYSSTPSPLMVSSDSFQYSQPPIASGTSSSTSLRDQGLLMPQKSHSTSNINPKTTSYASSLKDRFSEKLLSNPSLWSLNALTSQVENISNNVQHLLLSDSLVINKKGNKRSNPKQEEEFKDHLRNLEEVSCTATHNAESATEAFGTPQSIHDELQEDGCSSEVQMERNYYYCNQSREPVQAIANCNLTLDVSSCSVTALDNISKISEDSASGLQITQVRENIDTILRTIGEETSQSNLVHSPLNPEPNSQEDINKIKESLKEDFEETSLLEKPSEQKVNENLNNTMASACNDQNKDTKSKQEEWLKDEEYPTEFPKTSQVLTGKTYPSDIEEQIDYEMEQGCITEEDNTAKSCAVSRASSNRSSDSHSDKKSMPLAWKDETVALKDNTSKSPHFNTMSELLEEGFSILTKEKTLEEQESIRPSETSVVKEQKESLPYSEESINNKTWLQPEELCSPTEEQRDKSQVSKDADEQDMPFTNSERSSVSRDIAPLTHCVKAGFSVFNEEASLLPQARDHIDRRDAVELEPDSPQLPGKSIIHSAPSWADTPPSPKKGDEEVDPEMSCVSAVTSSTESEPMAPSANLTAFSRRHVRGRRRQSRILIHASTVVTRLSNMDEKEVPESPQEINMAPTKTTVLAEQRRAVHKDLFSQTCNISAENFPSRMCTRSFTAMAASSSCPHLKKRGPKPYQQFDGEDSVGHTKGLITKTDWKKLRDHKTAITSRKGLSEIMNQDENQETGLSLTSVVKDQKSMVLRSRKQAQENPVKEKGMEKKTMCILPKTIKEMKKQETTLLKEQCCDSPKQTLASVHRKNVYRSLISKPNEKSESATKRKSNCQSMVPMKRQRMIKGIKFDKLPLKTNLSVVKSPKKRLKRDEIFTLPLNSFLTKDPSPVNVNDISLPVQYPVKTKYLPPRKGRGLKYEAMVQKMTSLGTKKHSLNTHFDNIVENLPKKIIEDVLEQVKPAEDKELVHKDGELAKSTMVLENTTCLKDSDAIKEEGSQESSKQPDLALETQTAFISTQRIAKQRAIKNNHEMHLKQRRSRRKSHASQVSSTATKQEPLPIAPSEDREKQLGSSQASPNFVPGKHGFHSQRKARVTALDKQGSVAHKAVSKRTTDKYFNHGKVAKNGRRFKATHRKQDTLLAMEEQLEYTINYLLCKLPKNETLPLFRPYVHVDKMAHFASVCTVINGPEEEHLLFQARRKKIQDAATVSKAIPDSSVMLQGPLVNKNLIDRSLTCCLCGKPTNYKELGDLCGPYYPEDSIPRKTLSFKYRQLSREDKVIMNCNVGHTGALKREGGRSLAGRSSCEGNAGQLRGAERASVEGVARPKFLERYKRLQQLQGSERRAGEDGTRPLRLHESGRTALQGAELEAESREHWLHEACAVWTGGVFLVSGKLYGVKEAARATAATSCSVCQDMGASIRCSYEGCPQNFHYFCAKEIGCWLEEESLSLRCTNHQSL from the exons ATGCAGTCTTTCAGAGAACGGAGCTGTTTCCATGGTAACCAGCACTGCTACCAGCAGGGACCCTATGAATTATCACGCCTTGAGAGTTACAGACATCAGCGCAGCCAGACCAGACAGGGCTATGAAGCGCACTCACTCGCAGCAGCACCGTTGGCGACAGCAGCAGACTCCACGGCCAAGGATTGTTATAGCCAGCAAGCATATCCAGGCTATAGCAGCAACCCTGCCCCAGCTGAGAAGCAGTACAAAGGCGGCAAAGTTCCAAGCCGGCAGCTGCAGAGCAGTTACGGCGGCCATCTTGGTAACACATACTCAGGCGTGTACATGGCAGAAAGTCATCTTCAGCAGAAGTGGCCGGCCACATCGCACATGTCCCAGTATGACCAGGATATGCTGGCAAAAATGGAACCAGTAGATGGTGTCAGAAGCACCGGGTCTCAGTATTTGCAGCCAAATGTGCTGCCCGTTTCCCAGAACCGGTGTACTCATGCAGCACAGTCCCGCTCTTCAGTGTACTCCAGCCACCATCAGCAGAAGCTCCCGCAAGACGCCTCTCCATCCCCGGCGAGCTACTCTCACGGCCAGCTGCACTTTCCTCAGCACTCTCAGTCTCTGTCGGCATCCACACCATCGTACGTGGAGAAATGCAACGCCACATCACACTGCTATAAAAGCTATGCCGTGCCCCCGAACTCCCAGTATAGCAGGAACACTGGGAACACAAACAGCCTAAAGCAAAATAGCTACAGAGCACAGAGTAACTATGTCTACCAGCAGGCTTCCTCTAGGTCTGGATATGAACAACAGGCTTCCTTGCAGGGAATGACTAACAGCCAGGAAAGCATTTCAAAATACCAACACTTTACTCAGCCACAACAGAGCTACTGTCTCACTGACCTCTCTGTCAGGTCACCTGAGCATTACTACCAGAATTGTAGCCCCAACTCCAGCCAGTCACCTGCTAGATCTGTGGGGAGGTCTCCAACTTACAGCTCCACACCATCTCCTTTGATGGTTAGTTCTGACTCGTTTCAATATAGCCAGCCCCCCATTGCATCAGGCACCTCTTCCTCCACCAGTTTACGAGACCAAGGTTTACTCATGCCACAGAAATCTCACTCTACATCAAATATTAACCCCAAGACAACCAGCTATGCTTCTTCCCTGAAGGACAGATTCTCTGAGAAGCTATTGTCTAATCCAAGCTTGTGGAGTCTTAATGCCTTGACATCTCAAGTGGAAAATATTTCCAATAATGTCCAACATCTACTGCTGTCTGACTCTCTTGTGATTAATAAAAAAGGCAACAAAAGAAGCAATCCTAAACAAGAGGAGGAATTTAAGGATCATCTTCGCAATCTTGAAGAAGTTTCCTGTACAGCGACTCACAATGCTGAATCTGCCACTGAAGCCTTCGGTACTCCCCAGTCGATCCACGATGAGTTGCAGGAGGATGGATGCTCTTCTGAGGTCCAGATGGAAAGAAACTACTACTACTGCAACCAAAGCAGAGAACCAGTGCAGGCTATTGCTAATTGTAACCTAACCCTGGATGTATCCTCCTGTTCTGTGACTGCACTTGATAACATTTCCAAGATATCAGAGGACAGTGCATCAGGCCTTCAGATTACCCAAGTTAGAGAGAATATTGACACCATCCTGAGGACCATTGGAGAGGAGACATCTCAAAGCAACCTTGTTCACAGCCCACTAAATCCAGAGCCAAATTCCCAAGAAGACATCAATAAAATAAAGGAGTCACTAAAAGAAGACTTTGAAGAGACATCCTTGCTGGAAAAGCCAAGTGAACAGAAAGTGAATGAGAATCTTAATAATACTATGGCCAGTGCCTGCAACGACCAGAATAAAGACACTAAAAGTAAGCAAGAAGAATGGTTAAAGGATGAAGAATATCCCACTGAGTTTCCTAAAACAAGTCAAGTATTGACAGGAAAAACATATCCCAGTGATATTGAAGAACAAATAGACTATGAGATGGAACAAGGGTGTATTACAGAGGAGGATAATACTGCAAAGTCCTGTGCAGTATCACGTGCAAGCAGTAATAGGAGCTCTGATTCTCATTCCGATAAGAAAAGCATGCCATTGGCGTGGAAAGACGAGACTGTAGCCTTAAAAGACAATACTTCTAAGTCTCCGCATTTTAACACCATGAGTGAGCTTTTGGAAGAAGGTTTTTCAATACtcacaaaagaaaaaacacttGAGGAGCAGGAGTCTATTCGTCCCAGTGAAACCAGTGTAGTTAAAGAGCAAAAGGAGAGTTTACCATACTCTGAGGAGAGCATCAATAATAAAACATGGTTGCAACCTGAAGAGCTGTGCAGCCCCACTGAGGAGCAAAGAGACAAGTCTCAAGTTAGTAAAGATGCAGATGAGCAAGACATGCCTTTCACAAACTCAGAAAGAAGCTCAGTCTCACGTGACATTGCACCTCTGACACATTGTGTGAAGGCAGGCTTCTCGGTGTTTAATGAAGAAGCATCACTCCTCCCCCAAGCAAGGGACCACATTGATCGACGAGATGCTGTGGAACTGGAGCCTGACTCTCCTCAGCTGCCAGGAAAGTCAATAATACACTCAGCACCTTCCTGGGCTGACACCCCACCTTCCCCAAAGAAAGGTGATGAAGAGGTTGATCCTGAGATGAGCTGTGTGAGTGCAGTGACATCTTCAACCGAGTCAGAGCCAATGGCCCCATCTGCAAATCTTACAGCATTCAGCAGACGGCATGTGCGAGGAAGGCGACGCCAATCTCGAATACTAATTCATGCAAGTACTGTAGTCACAAGACTTTCAAATATGGATGAAAAGGAAGTTCCAGAATCTCCTCAGGAAATCAATATGGCACCCACTAAAACAACAGTTTTAGCAGAACAAAGACGGGCTGTTCACAAAGACCTCTTCTCCCAGACATGCAATATTTCAGCAGAGAACTTCCCTTCCAGGATGTGCACTCGTTCTTTCACTGCAATGGCTGCATCGAGTTCATGCCCCCATTTGAAAAAACGTGGCCCAAAGCCATATCAGCAATTTGACGGCGAGGACTCTGTAGGTCATACCAAGGGCTTGATAACTAAAACTGACTGGAAAAAGCTGAGAGACCACAAAACTGCAATCACAAGTAGGAAAGGTTTGAGTGAGATCATGAACCAAGATGAAAACCAGGAAACCGGTTTGAGTTTAACGTCAGTTGTTAAAGACCAAAAATCTATGGTACTGAGATCCAGAAAACAAGCGCAGGAGAACCCAGTGAAAGAAAAAGGAATGGAGAAGAAGACCATGTGCATTCTACCTAAAACAATTAAAGAAATGAAGAAGCAGGAGACGACGTTGCTGAAAGAACAGTGCTGCGACAGCCCCAAACAAACCCTTGCTTCTGTACACCGGAAAAATGTCTACAGATCATTGATTAGCAAACCGAATGAGAAGAGTGAGTCTGCCACTAAAAGGAAATCCAACTGCCAGTCTATGGTTCCTATGAAAAGACAGAGGATGATAAAAGGAATCAAGTTTGACAAACTTCCTTTAAAAACCAACCTATCGGTGGTTAAGAGTCCCAAAAAGAGGTTAAAGCGAGACGAGATTTTTACATTACCTCTGAACAGTTTTCTTACGAAAGATCCCTCCCCTGTTAATGTTAACGATATTTCTTTGCCTGTCCAGTACCCGGTCAAAACAAAGTATCTGCCCCCAAGGAAAGGCAGAGGGCTAAAATATGAAGCCATGGTTCAGAAAATGACATCACTCGGCACAAAAAAGCATAGCCTAAACACTCATTTTGACAACATAGTTGAGAATTTGCCAAAAAAGATCATAGAGGATGTTTTGGAACAAGTAAAGCCAGCAGAGGACAAAGAGTTGGTGCACAAGGATGGCGAACTTGCAAAGAGCACCATGGTGTTGGAAAACACAACATGCCTGAAAGATTCTGATGCTATAAAGGAAGAAGGATCCCAGGAGAGCAGCAAGCAGCCTGACTTGGCCTTGGAAACACAGACCGCCTTCATCAGTACACAGAGAATAGCCAAGCAAAGGGCCATCAAGAACAATCATGAAATGCATCTGAAGCAGAGAAGAAGCAGAAGGAAGAGCCACGCTTCCCAGGTGAGCAGCACAGCCACAAAGCAGGAACCGCTGCCCATAGCACCCTCAGAGGACAGGGAGAAACAGCTGGGAAGCTCTCAGGCTTCTCCCAACTTTGTACCGGGCAAACATGGGTTTCACTCCCAGAGGAAGGCACGAGTTACGGCATTGGATAAGCAAGGCAGTGTGGCACATAAAGCAGTATCCAAAAGGACAACTGACAAGTACTTTAATCACGGCAAGGTTGCAAAGAATGGCCGCAGATTTAAGGCTACACACAGAAAGCAGGATACTTTATTAGCGATGGAAGAGCAACTAGAGTACACTATAAACTATTTATTGTGCAAACTCCCCAAAAACGAGACCCTGCCTTTATTCAGGCCGTATGTGCATGTTGACAAAATGGCACATTTTGCCTCTGTATGTACCGTCATCAACGGGCCTGAGGAGGAACATCTGCTCTTTCAGGCCAGGAGAAAGAAAATCCAGGACGCAGCTACAGTTTCCAAGGCAATACCGGACTCTTCAGTCATGCTGCAGGGTCCCTTGGTGAACAAAAACCTGATTGACCGCAGTCTCACTTGCTGCCTTTGTGGAAAACCGACAAATTACAAGGAGCTCGGGGACTTGTGTGGGCCGTATTACCCCGAGGACAGCATACCAAGGAAGACCCTGTcttttaaatacagacagctgTCCAGAGAGGATAAAGTGATAATGAACTGCAATGTGGGGCACACAGGAGCTCTAAAGAGGGAGGGCGGTAGGAGTCTAGCGGGGCGGAGCAGTTGTGAAGGCAACGCAGGACAACTGAGAGGTGCGGAGAGAGCTTCTGTTGAGGGCGTTGCGCGGCCAAAATTCTTGGAGAGGTACAAAAGGCTGCAGCAGCTTCAGGGTTCTGAGAGAAGGGCTGGGGAGGACGGGACTCGTCCCTTAAGACTGCATGAAAGCGGCAGAACTGCGCTGCAGGGAGCCGAACTGGAAGCAGAGTCCAGGGAGCACTGGCTCCATGAGGCCTGTGCTGTTTGGACCGGCGGGGTTTTCCTGGTGTCTGGAAAACTTTACGGCGTGAAGGAGGCTGCACGTGCCACAGCTGCGACG AGCTGTTCAGTGTGCCAAGATATGGGTGCGTCAATCAGATGCTCCTATGAAGGCTGTCCTCAGAACTTCCACTATTTCTGTGCCAAAGAGATTG GTTGCTGGCTGGAAGAAGAAAGCTTGTCTTTGAGATGTACAAACCACCAG AGTCTCTGA
- the LOC111842567 gene encoding retinoic acid-induced protein 1-like isoform X3, whose product MQSFRERSCFHGNQHCYQQGPYELSRLESYRHQRSQTRQGYEAHSLAAAPLATAADSTAKDCYSQQAYPGYSSNPAPAEKQYKGGKVPSRQLQSSYGGHLGNTYSGVYMAESHLQQKWPATSHMSQYDQDMLAKMEPVDGVRSTGSQYLQPNVLPVSQNRCTHAAQSRSSVYSSHHQQKLPQDASPSPASYSHGQLHFPQHSQSLSASTPSYVEKCNATSHCYKSYAVPPNSQYSRNTGNTNSLKQNSYRAQSNYVYQQASSRSGYEQQASLQGMTNSQESISKYQHFTQPQQSYCLTDLSVRSPEHYYQNCSPNSSQSPARSVGRSPTYSSTPSPLMVSSDSFQYSQPPIASGTSSSTSLRDQGLLMPQKSHSTSNINPKTTSYASSLKDRFSEKLLSNPSLWSLNALTSQVENISNNVQHLLLSDSLVINKKGNKRSNPKQEEEFKDHLRNLEEVSCTATHNAESATEAFGTPQSIHDELQEDGCSSEVQMERNYYYCNQSREPVQAIANCNLTLDVSSCSVTALDNISKISEDSASGLQITQVRENIDTILRTIGEETSQSNLVHSPLNPEPNSQEDINKIKESLKEDFEETSLLEKPSEQKVNENLNNTMASACNDQNKDTKSKQEEWLKDEEYPTEFPKTSQVLTGKTYPSDIEEQIDYEMEQGCITEEDNTAKSCAVSRASSNRSSDSHSDKKSMPLAWKDETVALKDNTSKSPHFNTMSELLEEGFSILTKEKTLEEQESIRPSETSVVKEQKESLPYSEESINNKTWLQPEELCSPTEEQRDKSQVSKDADEQDMPFTNSERSSVSRDIAPLTHCVKAGFSVFNEEASLLPQARDHIDRRDAVELEPDSPQLPGKSIIHSAPSWADTPPSPKKGDEEVDPEMSCVSAVTSSTESEPMAPSANLTAFSRRHVRGRRRQSRILIHASTVVTRLSNMDEKEVPESPQEINMAPTKTTVLAEQRRAVHKDLFSQTCNISAENFPSRMCTRSFTAMAASSSCPHLKKRGPKPYQQFDGEDSVGHTKGLITKTDWKKLRDHKTAITSRKGLSEIMNQDENQETGLSLTSVVKDQKSMVLRSRKQAQENPVKEKGMEKKTMCILPKTIKEMKKQETTLLKEQCCDSPKQTLASVHRKNVYRSLISKPNEKSESATKRKSNCQSMVPMKRQRMIKGIKFDKLPLKTNLSVVKSPKKRLKRDEIFTLPLNSFLTKDPSPVNVNDISLPVQYPVKTKYLPPRKGRGLKYEAMVQKMTSLGTKKHSLNTHFDNIVENLPKKIIEDVLEQVKPAEDKELVHKDGELAKSTMVLENTTCLKDSDAIKEEGSQESSKQPDLALETQTAFISTQRIAKQRAIKNNHEMHLKQRRSRRKSHASQVSSTATKQEPLPIAPSEDREKQLGSSQASPNFVPGKHGFHSQRKARVTALDKQGSVAHKAVSKRTTDKYFNHGKVAKNGRRFKATHRKQDTLLAMEEQLEYTINYLLCKLPKNETLPLFRPYVHVDKMAHFASVCTVINGPEEEHLLFQARRKKIQDAATVSKAIPDSSVMLQGPLVNKNLIDRSLTCCLCGKPTNYKELGDLCGPYYPEDSIPRKTLSFKYRQLSREDKVIMNCNVGHTGALKREGGRSLAGRSSCEGNAGQLRGAERASVEGVARPKFLERYKRLQQLQGSERRAGEDGTRPLRLHESGRTALQGAELEAESREHWLHEACAVWTGGVFLVSGKLYGVKEAARATAATSCSVCQDMGASIRCSYEGCPQNFHYFCAKEIGCWLEEESLSLRCTNHQ is encoded by the exons ATGCAGTCTTTCAGAGAACGGAGCTGTTTCCATGGTAACCAGCACTGCTACCAGCAGGGACCCTATGAATTATCACGCCTTGAGAGTTACAGACATCAGCGCAGCCAGACCAGACAGGGCTATGAAGCGCACTCACTCGCAGCAGCACCGTTGGCGACAGCAGCAGACTCCACGGCCAAGGATTGTTATAGCCAGCAAGCATATCCAGGCTATAGCAGCAACCCTGCCCCAGCTGAGAAGCAGTACAAAGGCGGCAAAGTTCCAAGCCGGCAGCTGCAGAGCAGTTACGGCGGCCATCTTGGTAACACATACTCAGGCGTGTACATGGCAGAAAGTCATCTTCAGCAGAAGTGGCCGGCCACATCGCACATGTCCCAGTATGACCAGGATATGCTGGCAAAAATGGAACCAGTAGATGGTGTCAGAAGCACCGGGTCTCAGTATTTGCAGCCAAATGTGCTGCCCGTTTCCCAGAACCGGTGTACTCATGCAGCACAGTCCCGCTCTTCAGTGTACTCCAGCCACCATCAGCAGAAGCTCCCGCAAGACGCCTCTCCATCCCCGGCGAGCTACTCTCACGGCCAGCTGCACTTTCCTCAGCACTCTCAGTCTCTGTCGGCATCCACACCATCGTACGTGGAGAAATGCAACGCCACATCACACTGCTATAAAAGCTATGCCGTGCCCCCGAACTCCCAGTATAGCAGGAACACTGGGAACACAAACAGCCTAAAGCAAAATAGCTACAGAGCACAGAGTAACTATGTCTACCAGCAGGCTTCCTCTAGGTCTGGATATGAACAACAGGCTTCCTTGCAGGGAATGACTAACAGCCAGGAAAGCATTTCAAAATACCAACACTTTACTCAGCCACAACAGAGCTACTGTCTCACTGACCTCTCTGTCAGGTCACCTGAGCATTACTACCAGAATTGTAGCCCCAACTCCAGCCAGTCACCTGCTAGATCTGTGGGGAGGTCTCCAACTTACAGCTCCACACCATCTCCTTTGATGGTTAGTTCTGACTCGTTTCAATATAGCCAGCCCCCCATTGCATCAGGCACCTCTTCCTCCACCAGTTTACGAGACCAAGGTTTACTCATGCCACAGAAATCTCACTCTACATCAAATATTAACCCCAAGACAACCAGCTATGCTTCTTCCCTGAAGGACAGATTCTCTGAGAAGCTATTGTCTAATCCAAGCTTGTGGAGTCTTAATGCCTTGACATCTCAAGTGGAAAATATTTCCAATAATGTCCAACATCTACTGCTGTCTGACTCTCTTGTGATTAATAAAAAAGGCAACAAAAGAAGCAATCCTAAACAAGAGGAGGAATTTAAGGATCATCTTCGCAATCTTGAAGAAGTTTCCTGTACAGCGACTCACAATGCTGAATCTGCCACTGAAGCCTTCGGTACTCCCCAGTCGATCCACGATGAGTTGCAGGAGGATGGATGCTCTTCTGAGGTCCAGATGGAAAGAAACTACTACTACTGCAACCAAAGCAGAGAACCAGTGCAGGCTATTGCTAATTGTAACCTAACCCTGGATGTATCCTCCTGTTCTGTGACTGCACTTGATAACATTTCCAAGATATCAGAGGACAGTGCATCAGGCCTTCAGATTACCCAAGTTAGAGAGAATATTGACACCATCCTGAGGACCATTGGAGAGGAGACATCTCAAAGCAACCTTGTTCACAGCCCACTAAATCCAGAGCCAAATTCCCAAGAAGACATCAATAAAATAAAGGAGTCACTAAAAGAAGACTTTGAAGAGACATCCTTGCTGGAAAAGCCAAGTGAACAGAAAGTGAATGAGAATCTTAATAATACTATGGCCAGTGCCTGCAACGACCAGAATAAAGACACTAAAAGTAAGCAAGAAGAATGGTTAAAGGATGAAGAATATCCCACTGAGTTTCCTAAAACAAGTCAAGTATTGACAGGAAAAACATATCCCAGTGATATTGAAGAACAAATAGACTATGAGATGGAACAAGGGTGTATTACAGAGGAGGATAATACTGCAAAGTCCTGTGCAGTATCACGTGCAAGCAGTAATAGGAGCTCTGATTCTCATTCCGATAAGAAAAGCATGCCATTGGCGTGGAAAGACGAGACTGTAGCCTTAAAAGACAATACTTCTAAGTCTCCGCATTTTAACACCATGAGTGAGCTTTTGGAAGAAGGTTTTTCAATACtcacaaaagaaaaaacacttGAGGAGCAGGAGTCTATTCGTCCCAGTGAAACCAGTGTAGTTAAAGAGCAAAAGGAGAGTTTACCATACTCTGAGGAGAGCATCAATAATAAAACATGGTTGCAACCTGAAGAGCTGTGCAGCCCCACTGAGGAGCAAAGAGACAAGTCTCAAGTTAGTAAAGATGCAGATGAGCAAGACATGCCTTTCACAAACTCAGAAAGAAGCTCAGTCTCACGTGACATTGCACCTCTGACACATTGTGTGAAGGCAGGCTTCTCGGTGTTTAATGAAGAAGCATCACTCCTCCCCCAAGCAAGGGACCACATTGATCGACGAGATGCTGTGGAACTGGAGCCTGACTCTCCTCAGCTGCCAGGAAAGTCAATAATACACTCAGCACCTTCCTGGGCTGACACCCCACCTTCCCCAAAGAAAGGTGATGAAGAGGTTGATCCTGAGATGAGCTGTGTGAGTGCAGTGACATCTTCAACCGAGTCAGAGCCAATGGCCCCATCTGCAAATCTTACAGCATTCAGCAGACGGCATGTGCGAGGAAGGCGACGCCAATCTCGAATACTAATTCATGCAAGTACTGTAGTCACAAGACTTTCAAATATGGATGAAAAGGAAGTTCCAGAATCTCCTCAGGAAATCAATATGGCACCCACTAAAACAACAGTTTTAGCAGAACAAAGACGGGCTGTTCACAAAGACCTCTTCTCCCAGACATGCAATATTTCAGCAGAGAACTTCCCTTCCAGGATGTGCACTCGTTCTTTCACTGCAATGGCTGCATCGAGTTCATGCCCCCATTTGAAAAAACGTGGCCCAAAGCCATATCAGCAATTTGACGGCGAGGACTCTGTAGGTCATACCAAGGGCTTGATAACTAAAACTGACTGGAAAAAGCTGAGAGACCACAAAACTGCAATCACAAGTAGGAAAGGTTTGAGTGAGATCATGAACCAAGATGAAAACCAGGAAACCGGTTTGAGTTTAACGTCAGTTGTTAAAGACCAAAAATCTATGGTACTGAGATCCAGAAAACAAGCGCAGGAGAACCCAGTGAAAGAAAAAGGAATGGAGAAGAAGACCATGTGCATTCTACCTAAAACAATTAAAGAAATGAAGAAGCAGGAGACGACGTTGCTGAAAGAACAGTGCTGCGACAGCCCCAAACAAACCCTTGCTTCTGTACACCGGAAAAATGTCTACAGATCATTGATTAGCAAACCGAATGAGAAGAGTGAGTCTGCCACTAAAAGGAAATCCAACTGCCAGTCTATGGTTCCTATGAAAAGACAGAGGATGATAAAAGGAATCAAGTTTGACAAACTTCCTTTAAAAACCAACCTATCGGTGGTTAAGAGTCCCAAAAAGAGGTTAAAGCGAGACGAGATTTTTACATTACCTCTGAACAGTTTTCTTACGAAAGATCCCTCCCCTGTTAATGTTAACGATATTTCTTTGCCTGTCCAGTACCCGGTCAAAACAAAGTATCTGCCCCCAAGGAAAGGCAGAGGGCTAAAATATGAAGCCATGGTTCAGAAAATGACATCACTCGGCACAAAAAAGCATAGCCTAAACACTCATTTTGACAACATAGTTGAGAATTTGCCAAAAAAGATCATAGAGGATGTTTTGGAACAAGTAAAGCCAGCAGAGGACAAAGAGTTGGTGCACAAGGATGGCGAACTTGCAAAGAGCACCATGGTGTTGGAAAACACAACATGCCTGAAAGATTCTGATGCTATAAAGGAAGAAGGATCCCAGGAGAGCAGCAAGCAGCCTGACTTGGCCTTGGAAACACAGACCGCCTTCATCAGTACACAGAGAATAGCCAAGCAAAGGGCCATCAAGAACAATCATGAAATGCATCTGAAGCAGAGAAGAAGCAGAAGGAAGAGCCACGCTTCCCAGGTGAGCAGCACAGCCACAAAGCAGGAACCGCTGCCCATAGCACCCTCAGAGGACAGGGAGAAACAGCTGGGAAGCTCTCAGGCTTCTCCCAACTTTGTACCGGGCAAACATGGGTTTCACTCCCAGAGGAAGGCACGAGTTACGGCATTGGATAAGCAAGGCAGTGTGGCACATAAAGCAGTATCCAAAAGGACAACTGACAAGTACTTTAATCACGGCAAGGTTGCAAAGAATGGCCGCAGATTTAAGGCTACACACAGAAAGCAGGATACTTTATTAGCGATGGAAGAGCAACTAGAGTACACTATAAACTATTTATTGTGCAAACTCCCCAAAAACGAGACCCTGCCTTTATTCAGGCCGTATGTGCATGTTGACAAAATGGCACATTTTGCCTCTGTATGTACCGTCATCAACGGGCCTGAGGAGGAACATCTGCTCTTTCAGGCCAGGAGAAAGAAAATCCAGGACGCAGCTACAGTTTCCAAGGCAATACCGGACTCTTCAGTCATGCTGCAGGGTCCCTTGGTGAACAAAAACCTGATTGACCGCAGTCTCACTTGCTGCCTTTGTGGAAAACCGACAAATTACAAGGAGCTCGGGGACTTGTGTGGGCCGTATTACCCCGAGGACAGCATACCAAGGAAGACCCTGTcttttaaatacagacagctgTCCAGAGAGGATAAAGTGATAATGAACTGCAATGTGGGGCACACAGGAGCTCTAAAGAGGGAGGGCGGTAGGAGTCTAGCGGGGCGGAGCAGTTGTGAAGGCAACGCAGGACAACTGAGAGGTGCGGAGAGAGCTTCTGTTGAGGGCGTTGCGCGGCCAAAATTCTTGGAGAGGTACAAAAGGCTGCAGCAGCTTCAGGGTTCTGAGAGAAGGGCTGGGGAGGACGGGACTCGTCCCTTAAGACTGCATGAAAGCGGCAGAACTGCGCTGCAGGGAGCCGAACTGGAAGCAGAGTCCAGGGAGCACTGGCTCCATGAGGCCTGTGCTGTTTGGACCGGCGGGGTTTTCCTGGTGTCTGGAAAACTTTACGGCGTGAAGGAGGCTGCACGTGCCACAGCTGCGACG AGCTGTTCAGTGTGCCAAGATATGGGTGCGTCAATCAGATGCTCCTATGAAGGCTGTCCTCAGAACTTCCACTATTTCTGTGCCAAAGAGATTG GTTGCTGGCTGGAAGAAGAAAGCTTGTCTTTGAGATGTACAAACCACCAG TGA